Proteins co-encoded in one Homo sapiens chromosome 6 genomic scaffold, GRCh38.p14 alternate locus group ALT_REF_LOCI_3 HSCHR6_MHC_DBB_CTG1 genomic window:
- the SMIM40 gene encoding small integral membrane protein 40 — protein MAEEGDVDEADVFLAFAQGPSPPRGPVRRALDKAFFIFLALFLTLLMLEAAYKLLWLLLWAKLGDWLLGTPQKEEELEL, from the coding sequence ATGGCAGAGGAAGGTGATGTGGACGAGGCGGATGTGTTCCTGGCATTTGCCCAGGGTCCCTCCCCTCCCAGGGGTCCCGTGCGACGTGCCTTGGACAAGGCTTTCTTTATCTTCCTGGCCCTCTTCCTGACACTGCTGATGCTGGAGGCTGCTTATAAGCTGCTGTGGTTACTACTATGGGCAAAGTTAGGGGACTGGCTCCTGGGGACACctcagaaggaggaggagctggaaTTGTGA